CGTCAAAGACCTCGTAGGTCTCTTCAAGTGTATGGCGCTTGATCGTGTCGAAGGTCTGCTCGCGATCCCACGGACACCCACCAGGCGCACGCAGCTTCGCCATAATCGCCGCAGCCTTGCCCAGCGCAGCCGCCGTTTGAGCTTGTCCCTTAATGTCAATGGCTTGAGTCACATCCTTCAGCTTACTTGACTTGGCCGGTCCGCATCCGTCCTGCATGTCTCGCGTCTAATCTTCAGAGCCCTCCTTCCAGGCAGCCGCAGGCTCGCCGCTCTACACTTGATCTTTGGACCTGAACCTCTGCAATGGATCTCCAGCAGAAAATTCGCACCCTGCCCACCGGCCCCGGCTGCTACCTCTACAAGAACGCCGAGGGCGAGGTCATCTACGTCGGCAAGGCGAAGAACCTTCGCGCCCGCGTGCGCAGCTACTTCCTCGCCGCCTCGCAGGCCAACGCAAAGACCGGATCGCTGATGCGCGAGGCCGTCGATCTTGAATACATCACTGTCGCCAACGAGCACGAAGCGCTGGCGCTCGAAAACAACCTCATCAAGCAGCGCAAGCCGCGCTTCAACATCCTGCTGCGCGACGACAAGACCTACCCTTACATCAAGCTCACGCTCGCCGATCGCCATCCTAAGGTCTTCGTCACACGCCGCCTGCGCAAAGATGGCTCCGCCTACTTCGGCCCGTACTTTCCCGGCAATCTCGCGCATCGCCTGGTCGACGTCATCCACCGCAGCTTCCTCATCCCAAGCTGCAAGGTCGACCTCAACCGCTACCACCCGCGCCCATGCCTGCAGTACTACATCAAGCGCTGCCTCGGACCGTGTGTGGACGGACTCATCTCGACCGATGACTACCGCCAGGTCATCCGCGACGTGCAGCTTTTCCTCGACGGCAAATCCGACGAACTCGAGCGCCGCCTTACCAAACGCATGGAATCAGCTGCCGAGAACATGCAGTTCGAGCTCGCCGCGCGTCTACGCGACCAGCTCGTCACCGTGCACCAGGCTGGCGAGCGCCAGCGCATCGCCTCCGCTGACTCCTCCGACGACGCCGACGTCTTCGGCTTCCACTTCGAAAGCGACATGCTCGCCGTGAATCTCTTCCACATGCGCGGCGGCAAGATCGTCGACCGCCGCGACATGTTCTGGGAGGACCTGCCGGAGTTCGAGTACGACACGGTCGCATCAATCAGCGAAGAAGACGCGGACGCAACGGATCTCGTCAACGAGCCGCACCTCGAACCCAACCCGAACTACCCCGCACCCGAAGTCTTCGCGGACTCCGAAGAGTCCGATCAGCACTCCATCCTCGCGTCGCCATTCGAGTCGGATATCCCCTCCGGCGAAGTTGTCTCCGCCAGCTGCGCAATCCCCGAACTCGCGTCTCGAACCGCAACCCCGGCCGCCACCAGTTTCTCACCGTCCGCATTCTTCTCCGCGCTTCTGAAACA
This Acidobacteriaceae bacterium DNA region includes the following protein-coding sequences:
- the uvrC gene encoding excinuclease ABC subunit UvrC, with the protein product MDLQQKIRTLPTGPGCYLYKNAEGEVIYVGKAKNLRARVRSYFLAASQANAKTGSLMREAVDLEYITVANEHEALALENNLIKQRKPRFNILLRDDKTYPYIKLTLADRHPKVFVTRRLRKDGSAYFGPYFPGNLAHRLVDVIHRSFLIPSCKVDLNRYHPRPCLQYYIKRCLGPCVDGLISTDDYRQVIRDVQLFLDGKSDELERRLTKRMESAAENMQFELAARLRDQLVTVHQAGERQRIASADSSDDADVFGFHFESDMLAVNLFHMRGGKIVDRRDMFWEDLPEFEYDTVASISEEDADATDLVNEPHLEPNPNYPAPEVFADSEESDQHSILASPFESDIPSGEVVSASCAIPELASRTATPAATSFSPSAFFSALLKQIYLDQAYIPRHIYVPVDFPDRQLLADALRERSGHKIEIGVPQRGDKRSLVDLVCQNAKQSFDQRFRVLQPSIKAMQESLQDALTLAEPPARIECFDISHIQGAETVASLVVWEKGAMKKSDYRKFKVNSVAGVDDFASMREVVLRRYSKFANGATPTGKDSTLPSLVLIDGGLGQLHAAASALEELGLTTQPLASIAKREEIIYVHGQEDEPVVLDRRSPVLHVIQKIRDESHRFAITYHRKRREMRDRVSELDEIPGVGPTTRQRLLTHFGSVRALRQAAEKNPDALLAVTNKATAEKIKRFFAGESEAPAGNSALVQIEP